A genome region from Lucilia cuprina isolate Lc7/37 chromosome 3, ASM2204524v1, whole genome shotgun sequence includes the following:
- the LOC111688256 gene encoding platelet glycoprotein V-like: MLNSWQLMIVIPLGCLWNSCMIETSKPCPLECICLSQTQVLCNTGGLNHIPLRHLPTNVEHLSLTKNHFHVIKPDSFAGLRALKKLSLDGNNITKIKQFAFRGLPRLKELSIQYTPLQVVTSFAFAGLQNLSTILLSHNQIATIEAYAFAGTSNVKLILLTNNPLLRIESFAFSSLTQVGHLLLPAGIRTVESDAFSGMYTVGLLKLAYMDLEHIRPYTFRGLSNVLLLTIQESDLGVISSEAFAGLTQVDTLQLLNNKIDIIEALDFNETSAIKYLKLHGNHFLQTPEPDAICLDGVDNLELNDNYFPCGCHLQNLLDSAFVSKTPNSTQKLLERNYCISPIELNGRLIAEVNIETMAPCQEHLMQGNLGSTANNLKLHNLCFIGIFLWLKCLPATTLL, from the exons atgctaAATTCATGGCAATTAATGATCGTTATACCACTCGGCTGTTTGTGGAATTCTTGCATGATTGAAACCTCTAAGCCTTGTCCCTTGGAATGTATATGTTTATCTCAAACTCAA gTACTTTGTAACACTGGCGGATTGAATCACATACCATTGCGACATCTTCCTACGAATGTTGAACATTTATCATTGACAAAAAACCATTTTCATGTCATCAAACCAGATTCTTTTGCTGGTTTACGTGCTTTAAAAAAACTATCACTAGATGGAAATAACATAacgaaaattaaacaatttgcaTTTCGTGGCCTTCCACGCCTAAAGGAGTTATCAATACAATACACACCACTTCAGGTTGTAACGAGTTTTGCCTTTGCTGGCCTCCAGAACCTATCGACCATACTCTTAAGCCACAATCAAATTGCCACTATTGAAGCATATGCATTCGCTGGCACATCGAACGTTAAGCTAATATTGTTGACGAACAATCCTTTGCTACGCATAGAAAGTTTTGCATTTTCCAGTCTCACTCAAGTGGGCCATTTACTATTACCTGCCGGCATACGAACGGTGGAGTCGGATGCCTTCTCTGGTATGTACACAGTTGGTCTGCTTAAATTAGCTTATATGGATCTTGAGCATATACGACCGTATACTTTTCGTGGTTTATCGAACGTATTGCTTCTCACCATACAGGAATCAGATTTGGGTGTAATAAGCAGTGAAGCCTTCGCTGGCTTGACTCAGGTGGACACATTGCAACTTCTCAACAATAAGATTGATATAATCGAAGCATTGGATTTCAATGAGACATCagccataaaatatttgaaattgcaTGGCAATCATTTTCTACAGACACCTGAACCCGATGCCATCTGCCTCGATGGAGTGGATAATTTAGAGTTGAACGACAACTACTTCCCCTGTGGCTGTCATTTGCAAAATCTCTTAGATAGTGCATTCGTCTCAAAAACACCAAACTCTACACAAAAACTACTTGAGCGCAACTATTGCATCTCACCAATTGAATTGAATGGTCGTCTAATAGCTGAAGTCAACATAGAAACTATGGCGCCCTGTCAAGAGCATCTAATGCAAGGCAATTTAGGTTCAACGGCAAATAATCTAAAACTACACAATTTATGTTTTATCGGAATATTTCTATGGCTAAAATGCCTCCCAGCTACAACATTGTTATAG